Proteins encoded by one window of Arachis ipaensis cultivar K30076 chromosome B04, Araip1.1, whole genome shotgun sequence:
- the LOC107639097 gene encoding protein PLASTID TRANSCRIPTIONALLY ACTIVE 14 isoform X1: MASPLLHQPTQFFFSNTQLKGPSHGFLCRPPCSSFGASHSENKARPIRASVDAPTFPLFQTPKQHDSASELEPADPDFYKIGYVRSMRAYGVEFKEGPDGFGVYASKDVEPLRRARVIMEIPLELMLTISKKLPWMFFPDIIPIGHPIFDIINSTDPETDWDLRLACLLLYAFDCEDNFWQLYGDFLPSADECTSLLLASENELSELQDPDLASTMRNQQHRAQEFWEMNWHNSAPLKIKRLARDPRRFLWAVGIAQSRCINMQTRIGALTQDANMLIPYADMLNHSFEPNCFLHWRFKDRMLEVLINAGEQIKRGDEMTINYMSGQKNEMLMQRYGFSSPVNPWDVIKFSGNAKIHLDSFLSVFNISGLPEEYYHNTECLANDGDTFVDGAVVAAARTLPTWSDKDVPPIPSAERMAVKELQQECRQMLAQYATTSKQDEKLLDSLPNAPRTLEAAIKYRLHRKLFIEKVIQALEIYQDKILF; this comes from the exons ATGGCTTCTCCCCTTCTTCACCAGCCAACGCAGTTCTTTTTCTCCAACAcccag TTAAAAGGACCGAGCCATGGATTCTTGTGCCGACCCCCTTGTTCTTCATTTGGCGCCTCTCATTCTGAAAACAAAGCTCGACCCATTAGAGCTTCGGTTGATGCACCCACATTTCCATTGTTTCAGACTCCAAAACAGCATGATTCAGCCTCTGAG TTGGAGCCTGCAGATCCTGATTTCTACAAGATCGGTTATGTTCGAAGCATGAGAGCTTACGGAGTTGAGTTTAAGGAAGGGCCGGATGGATTTGGTGTGTATGCTTCCAAAGATGTGGAACCTCTCCGGCGAGCAAGG GTTATAATGGAAATTCCTCTTGAATTGATGTTAACCATAAGCAAGAAACTCCCATGGATGTTTTTCCCAGATATAATTCCTATAGGTCATCCAATATTTGATATTATCAACTCTACAGATCCAGAG ACAGATTGGGACTTAAGGTTAGCTTGCCTCCTCCTATATGCATTTGATTGCGAAGACAACTTTTGGCAGTTGTATGGTGACTTCTTACCAAGTGCAGATGAGTGTACCAGCTTACTTCTAGCTTCAGAG AATGAACTTTCAGAGCTTCAAGATCCCGATCTTGCTTCTACTATGAGAAACCAGCAACATCGAGCCCAAGAATTCTGGGAAATGAACTGG CACAATTCTGCACCCCTTAAAATAAAGCGTCTTGCTCGTGATCCTCGAAGGTTCTTGTGGGCAGTGGGTATTGCACAGTCACGATGTATTAACATGCAGACGAGAATTGGTGCATTAACTCAAGATGCAAATATGCTTATTCCTTATGCTG ATATGCTGAACCATTCCTTTGAGCCAAATTGCTTTCTGCATTGGCGTTTTAAGGACAGGATGCTTGAAGTTCTTATAAATGCTGGCGAGCAAATTAAAAGGGGAGATGAG aTGACAATTAATTACATGAGCGGACAGAAGAACGAGATGCTAATGCAAAGATATGGATTTTCATCACCGGTg AATCCTTGGGATGTGATCAAATTCTCAGGCAATGCAAAGATTCATCTGGATTCCTTTTTGTCCGTCTTCAATATATCTGGCCTTCCCGAAGAGTATTACCATAACA CAGAATGTCTAGCAAACGATGGCGATACTTTTGTTGATGGAGCTGTTGTAGCTGCAGCACGAACATTGCCAACTTGGTCGGACAAGGATGTGCCTCCAATCCCTAGTGCAGAAAGAATGGCAGTAAAGGAGTTGCAACAAGAATGTCGACAGATGCTTGCTCAATACGCTACAACCTCTAAGCAAGACGAGAAATTGCTTG ATTCTTTGCCAAACGCTCCTAGGACGCTAGAAGCTGCAATTAA GTATAGATTGCACCGGAAATTGTTCATTGAGAAGGTTATCCAAGCATTGGAGATCTATCAAGATAAGATACTTTTCTGA
- the LOC107637666 gene encoding uncharacterized protein LOC107637666 has translation MASDACSSNTRRSRGGDDGHQGLKAGYGTSCSPQPGDVKDGVAPKCFCGKYAIYYMLKTNIHSNRLFFGCPLLKVTQSHCKFFVWVDDHIARVRAVEPTRGLGDGKPNGVEEHSGRDNLIAHVEERIVNLEKLLNKKSREAELKKKNKEATAREKEASSIKSND, from the exons ATGGCCAGTGATGCATGCTCCTCAAACACGAGACGAAGCAGAGGTGGAGACGACGGACACCAGGGACTCAAAGCTGGATATGGAACCTCATGTTCGCCGCAACCTGGGGATGTAAAAGATGGTGTGGCCCCAAAATGCTTCTGTGGAAAATATGCCATCTATTACATGCTGAAGACAAACATCCACTCGAATAGGCTATTTTTTGGATGCCCATTGTTAAAG GTGACACAATCACATTGCAAATTCTTTGTCTGGGTTGATGACCACATTGCAAGGGTCAGAGCTGTGGAGCCAACAAGGGGATTAGGTGACGGCAAGCCGAATGGTGTTGAAGAACATTCGGGACGAGATAACTTGATTGCTCATGTCGAGGAAAGAATAGTAAACCTAGAGAAGCTACTGAACAAAAAGAGTAGAGAAGcagaattgaagaagaagaataaagaagCAACTGCAAGAGAGAAGGAGGCTTCATCAATAAAGTCTAATGATTAG
- the LOC107636222 gene encoding protein FAR1-RELATED SEQUENCE 5-like produces MVEDIWNLEFRTEDETCQFYNAYACWHGFVMRKDDIVRDNEGRIICRQLVCNKEGWRNMRYLDLDDRLREARSLTRTKCSARLRVKHDYGCGRWKVSYFVESHNHDMTAPPQFVYLVSANHRLTVIDKVQVKNLHNFGVKTCYIIGYIAFQKGGYHHASFTRKDLYNHIDCYRRSKVKNGDANAAINYLISKLNNDPLFFGKYTFTSDEGLEHIFWADGQSIVEYHCFGDIVAFDSMYKKNKYNKPLVIFSGCNHHGQIVIFDSGLLSDETTDTYKWLLETFVESMGGKSPKALITDGDLAMRDAIKNILPNATHWLCGWHL; encoded by the coding sequence ATGGTGGAGGATATTTGGAACCTGGAGTTTAGGACAGAGGATGAGACTTGCCAATTTTATAACGCTTATGCTTGTTGGCATGGATTTGTAATGAGGAAGGATGACATCGTTAGAGATAACGAAGGTAGAATCATTTGCAGGCAACTTGTTTGCAATAAGGAGGGCTGGAGGAATATGAGGTATCTTGATCTGGATGATAGATTAAGGGAGGCAAGGTCACTCACGCGAACCAAGTGTTCAGCTCGGCTTAGGGTAAAGCATGACTACGGCTGCGGAAGATGGAAGGTATCATATTTTGTGGAATCTCACAACCACGATATGACCGCCCCACCCCAATTTGTGTATCTCGTTTCGGCCAATCATCGTCTCACTGTTATTGATAAAGTCCAAGTgaaaaatcttcataattttggtGTCAAGACGTGCTATATTATAGGATATATTGCGTTCCAGAAGGGTGGATATCATCATGCTAGCTTCACACGCAAAGATTTGTACAACCACATTGATTGTTATCGTAGATCAAAAGTAAAAAATGGGGATGCCAATGCGGCGATAAATTATTTGATTAGCAAGTTAAACAACGATCCACTGTTCTTTGGGAAGTATACGTTCACTAGTGACGAAGGGCTCGAGCATATTTTTTGGGCAGATGGGCAATCAATTGTTGAATATCACTGCTTTGGAGATATTGTTGCCTTTGATTCAATGTACAAGAAGAATAAATACAACAAACCTTTGGTCATTTTCTCCGGATGCAATCATCATGGGCAGATTGTTATCTTCGACTCCGGCCTACTATCTGACGAAACCACAGACACGTATAAGTGGTTGTTGGAAACGTTTGTTGAATCGATGGGTGGAAAAAGTCCTAAAGCATTAATAACTGATGGAGACCTTGCCATGCGAGATGCAATCAAGAATATTCTTCCTAATGCGACCCATTGGTTATGCGGATGGCATCTTTAG
- the LOC107639097 gene encoding protein PLASTID TRANSCRIPTIONALLY ACTIVE 14 isoform X2, which translates to MASPLLHQPTQFFFSNTQLKGPSHGFLCRPPCSSFGASHSENKARPIRASVDAPTFPLFQTPKQHDSASELEPADPDFYKIGYVRSMRAYGVEFKEGPDGFGVYASKDVEPLRRARVIMEIPLELMLTISKKLPWMFFPDIIPIGHPIFDIINSTDPETDWDLRLACLLLYAFDCEDNFWQLYGDFLPSADECTSLLLASENELSELQDPDLASTMRNQQHRAQEFWEMNWHNSAPLKIKRLARDPRRFLWAVGIAQSRCINMQTRIGALTQDANMLIPYADMLNHSFEPNCFLHWRFKDRMLEVLINAGEQIKRGDEMTINYMSGQKNEMLMQRYGFSSPVNPWDVIKFSGNAKIHLDSFLSVFNISGLPEEYYHNKCLANDGDTFVDGAVVAAARTLPTWSDKDVPPIPSAERMAVKELQQECRQMLAQYATTSKQDEKLLDSLPNAPRTLEAAIKYRLHRKLFIEKVIQALEIYQDKILF; encoded by the exons ATGGCTTCTCCCCTTCTTCACCAGCCAACGCAGTTCTTTTTCTCCAACAcccag TTAAAAGGACCGAGCCATGGATTCTTGTGCCGACCCCCTTGTTCTTCATTTGGCGCCTCTCATTCTGAAAACAAAGCTCGACCCATTAGAGCTTCGGTTGATGCACCCACATTTCCATTGTTTCAGACTCCAAAACAGCATGATTCAGCCTCTGAG TTGGAGCCTGCAGATCCTGATTTCTACAAGATCGGTTATGTTCGAAGCATGAGAGCTTACGGAGTTGAGTTTAAGGAAGGGCCGGATGGATTTGGTGTGTATGCTTCCAAAGATGTGGAACCTCTCCGGCGAGCAAGG GTTATAATGGAAATTCCTCTTGAATTGATGTTAACCATAAGCAAGAAACTCCCATGGATGTTTTTCCCAGATATAATTCCTATAGGTCATCCAATATTTGATATTATCAACTCTACAGATCCAGAG ACAGATTGGGACTTAAGGTTAGCTTGCCTCCTCCTATATGCATTTGATTGCGAAGACAACTTTTGGCAGTTGTATGGTGACTTCTTACCAAGTGCAGATGAGTGTACCAGCTTACTTCTAGCTTCAGAG AATGAACTTTCAGAGCTTCAAGATCCCGATCTTGCTTCTACTATGAGAAACCAGCAACATCGAGCCCAAGAATTCTGGGAAATGAACTGG CACAATTCTGCACCCCTTAAAATAAAGCGTCTTGCTCGTGATCCTCGAAGGTTCTTGTGGGCAGTGGGTATTGCACAGTCACGATGTATTAACATGCAGACGAGAATTGGTGCATTAACTCAAGATGCAAATATGCTTATTCCTTATGCTG ATATGCTGAACCATTCCTTTGAGCCAAATTGCTTTCTGCATTGGCGTTTTAAGGACAGGATGCTTGAAGTTCTTATAAATGCTGGCGAGCAAATTAAAAGGGGAGATGAG aTGACAATTAATTACATGAGCGGACAGAAGAACGAGATGCTAATGCAAAGATATGGATTTTCATCACCGGTg AATCCTTGGGATGTGATCAAATTCTCAGGCAATGCAAAGATTCATCTGGATTCCTTTTTGTCCGTCTTCAATATATCTGGCCTTCCCGAAGAGTATTACCATAACA AATGTCTAGCAAACGATGGCGATACTTTTGTTGATGGAGCTGTTGTAGCTGCAGCACGAACATTGCCAACTTGGTCGGACAAGGATGTGCCTCCAATCCCTAGTGCAGAAAGAATGGCAGTAAAGGAGTTGCAACAAGAATGTCGACAGATGCTTGCTCAATACGCTACAACCTCTAAGCAAGACGAGAAATTGCTTG ATTCTTTGCCAAACGCTCCTAGGACGCTAGAAGCTGCAATTAA GTATAGATTGCACCGGAAATTGTTCATTGAGAAGGTTATCCAAGCATTGGAGATCTATCAAGATAAGATACTTTTCTGA
- the LOC107637665 gene encoding transcription factor bHLH91-like, whose amino-acid sequence MSSSGAMQKKHEENSFLDTKTMAEGSDPSPSPTNMVAAADEGNTENSNEENLNLSLDEFYHQNHNPPPQTTEGVSTFENGTSSISMDIENTQNLSLNIGNSYSNKGTTTPLVQEIVIDHDDAFHYEKSNWDSTIHELLDLGFSNHNENQQAHDHQQFQLCEAQNCSQSYHSSDLLQLHLNPNQIPCITNPIQNNTPNFQHSMGFLGDLPVGSDYDTSLHLNPAFGVGELFPSLPHGYTRLTDSRSGFLFGGGDEMEGNGACYQDGDGSQVDIGVMEFNRARACSVGGRGRRGQGTMPIDKQRREQLNDKYQILRSLIPSPTKVDRASVVGDAIDYIRELIRTVNELKSLVEKKRIGRERFKRHKDENDASESCNIKPYGDGSIRTSWLQRKSKDSEVDVRIIDDEVIIKMVQRKKINCMLFVPKVLDELQLDLHHVAGGHVGEYCSFLFNSKIIEGSSVYASAIANRVIEVMDTQYAAAAVPHNSSY is encoded by the exons ATGAGTTCTTCTGGAGCCATGCAAAAAAAGCATGAGGAGAATAGTTTCCTTGATACCAAGACAATGGCAGAAGGTTCAGACCCATCACCATCACCAACAAACATGGTTGCAGCTGCAGATGAAGGAAACACCGAAAACAGCAATGAAGAGAATCTCAATCTCTCTTTGGATGAGTTCTATCACCAAAACCACAATCCACCACCACAAACAACAGAAGGTGTCTCAACCTTTGAGAATGGAACATCTTCCATATCTATGGACATAGAAAACACACAGAATCTGAGTTTGAACATCGGCAATTCCTACAGCAACAAGGGTACTACTACCCCCTTGGTGCAAGAGATTGTGATTGATCATGATGATGCATTTCACTATGAGAAATCCAATTGGGACTCTACCATTCATGAATTGCTTGATCTTGGATTTTCTAACCACAATGAAAATCAGCAAGCACATGATCACCAACAATTTCAGCTATGTGAGGCACAAAATTGTAGTCAAAGTTACCATTCATCAGATCTTCTTCAGCTTCATTTGAATCCGAATCAAATCCCTTGCATCACAAACCCAATTCAGAATAATACACCAAACTTTCAACATTCCATGGGGTTCCTTGGTGACCTTCCTGTGGGATCAGACTATGACACTTCACTTCATTTGAATCCAGCCTTTGGAGTTGGAGAGTTGTTTCCGTCTCTCCCGCATGGCTACACTAGGCTGACTGATTCGAGGAGCGGATTCCTCTTTGGTGGAGGGGATGAAATGGAGGGAAATGGAGCTTGTTATCAAGATGGAGATGGAAGCCAGGTTGACATTGGAGTGATGGAGTTCAACAGAGCCAGAGCTTGTTCTGTTGGTGGCAGAGGGAGGAGAGGACAAGGTACCATGCCAATTGATAAACAAAGAAGAGAGCAATTGAATGACAAATACCAAATCTTGAGAAGTTTGATCCCAAGCCCCACTAAG GTAGATAGAGCATCTGTGGTGGGAGATGCAATTGATTACATAAGAGAACTGATTAGAACAGTGAATGAGCTCAAGTCATTGGTGGAGAAGAAAAGGATTGGGAGGGAGAGGTTCAAGAGacacaaagatgaaaatgatgcttCAGAGAGCTGTAACATAAAACCTTATGGTGATGGGTCCATAAGAACCTCATGGCTTCAGAGGAAATCGAAAGACAGCGAGGTTGATGTCCGAATAATCGATGATGAAGTTATAATCAAGATGGTTCAGAGGAAGAAgatcaattgcatgctttttgtCCCCAAG GTCCTGGATGAACTTCAGTTGGATCTTCACCATGTTGCTGGTGGCCATGTTGGAGAATATTGCAGTTTCTTGTTCAATAGCAAG ATAATTGAAGGTTCTTCAGTCTATGCAAGTGCCATTGCCAACAGGGTGATTGAGGTTATGGACACTCAGTATGCAGCAGCAGCTGTTCCACACAATAGCAGCTATTAG